Proteins found in one Gemmatimonadota bacterium genomic segment:
- the ybgF gene encoding tol-pal system protein YbgF: protein MNERFLKPLGRCMLPAFFVLIVTGACGVQSDLTNLKNDTTYLRAQMQVMREEVALQEDIDSLKVQIVRLEALLRNQMDELLRMRADMGQRVGALESRLQVLTTRITESDRQFSALVRRLESLQIQLSAPARPDTSAAQTTSFDPGELYDLALRDYQRGNYDVAVRQFTQYIEYFPDSDLADDARFYIGDCYYTQSLYTQALDAYEMLLDAYPDSNKVPAVLLKIAFIKVARKEPSEARSYLERVIGEFPDAEEAQLARMRLDLMPED from the coding sequence ATGAACGAAAGGTTCCTGAAACCCCTCGGTCGGTGCATGCTGCCGGCGTTCTTCGTCCTGATCGTTACCGGCGCATGCGGCGTCCAGTCCGACCTGACCAACCTGAAGAACGACACGACATATCTGCGGGCCCAGATGCAGGTCATGCGCGAGGAGGTCGCCCTTCAGGAAGACATAGACTCCCTGAAAGTGCAGATCGTGCGGCTGGAAGCCCTCTTGCGGAACCAGATGGACGAGTTGCTGCGCATGCGGGCGGACATGGGGCAGCGGGTCGGCGCGCTCGAAAGCCGGTTGCAGGTCCTTACCACGCGCATCACGGAAAGCGACCGCCAATTTTCTGCCCTGGTGCGCAGGCTGGAGAGCCTTCAGATCCAGCTGAGCGCGCCGGCAAGACCGGATACTTCCGCGGCACAAACCACGTCCTTCGATCCGGGCGAACTGTACGACCTGGCGCTGAGAGATTACCAGCGAGGCAACTACGACGTGGCGGTCCGGCAGTTTACCCAGTACATCGAGTACTTCCCGGATTCGGACCTGGCCGACGACGCGCGGTTCTATATCGGCGACTGCTACTATACCCAGAGTCTGTACACCCAGGCGCTCGACGCCTACGAGATGCTGTTGGACGCGTATCCGGACAGTAACAAGGTGCCGGCCGTCCTGTTGAAAATTGCCTTCATCAAGGTGGCCCGGAAGGAACCGTCCGAGGCGCGGTCCTACCTGGAACGGGTAATCGGTGAATTCCCCGATGCGGAGGAGGCCCAGCTCGCGAGGATGAGACTGGATCTGATGCCGGAAGACTGA
- the pal gene encoding peptidoglycan-associated lipoprotein Pal, whose translation MKRWRSTYSILALCVMVAAPAWMGAACARGPSAEELAAMEAARQQAIADSLRAVRAEEEARLAAEEEARRLAEEEARLAAEEAARLAAEEEARRAAEARHQEMMSLSTIYFDYDMSNIREDQRSALDENARKLREYQPEDMVVVEGHCDERGTIEYNLALGEQRAQAVKTYLTDAGVADGRIETVSFGEEQPAVMGGDESAWSQNRRAELKRQ comes from the coding sequence ATGAAAAGATGGCGTAGCACGTATTCGATCCTGGCGCTCTGTGTGATGGTCGCCGCTCCCGCGTGGATGGGTGCCGCCTGTGCCAGGGGCCCGTCCGCGGAGGAACTGGCCGCAATGGAAGCCGCGCGTCAACAGGCCATAGCGGATTCACTCAGAGCGGTACGCGCTGAAGAAGAAGCCCGTCTCGCGGCCGAGGAAGAAGCCCGGCGCCTGGCCGAGGAAGAAGCCCGTCTCGCGGCCGAGGAAGCTGCCCGTCTCGCGGCGGAAGAGGAAGCCCGCAGGGCTGCCGAAGCCCGGCACCAGGAGATGATGTCCCTGTCCACCATCTACTTCGATTACGACATGTCGAACATCCGGGAAGACCAGCGTTCGGCCCTGGACGAGAACGCCCGCAAGCTGCGGGAGTACCAGCCCGAAGACATGGTGGTGGTCGAAGGCCACTGCGATGAACGGGGTACGATCGAATACAACCTGGCACTGGGCGAGCAGCGTGCCCAGGCGGTCAAGACGTACCTCACGGATGCCGGTGTGGCGGACGGCCGCATCGAGACCGTCAGTTTCGGTGAAGAGCAGCCGGCGGTCATGGGTGGCGACGAAAGCGCCTGGTCGCAGAACCGGCGCGCCGAGTTGAAGCGCCAGTAA
- a CDS encoding OmpA family protein — MKRWSNTASVLALCVLVAAPVWMGACCAVTRGPSAEELAAMEAARQQAIADSIRAVQAEEEARLAAEAEARRIAEEEARLAAEEEARRMAEEEARRAAEAEALHQEMMSLATIYFDYDRSDVREDQRSVLDENARKLREYQPEDRVVVEGHTDERGTIEYNLALGERRAEAIKAYLVDAGVAEDRIETVSYGEERQSVMGSDESALAQNRRVELKRQ, encoded by the coding sequence ATGAAGCGATGGAGCAATACGGCATCGGTCCTGGCGCTCTGTGTGCTGGTCGCCGCTCCCGTGTGGATGGGCGCCTGCTGCGCCGTTACCCGGGGACCTTCCGCGGAGGAACTGGCCGCGATGGAGGCGGCGCGTCAACAGGCGATCGCGGATTCGATCAGGGCGGTACAGGCTGAAGAGGAAGCCCGCCTGGCGGCCGAGGCCGAAGCCCGGCGCATAGCCGAAGAGGAAGCCCGTCTGGCGGCCGAGGAAGAAGCCCGGCGCATGGCCGAAGAGGAAGCCCGCAGGGCGGCCGAGGCCGAGGCTCTGCACCAGGAGATGATGTCCCTGGCCACTATCTACTTCGACTATGACCGGTCGGACGTCCGGGAGGACCAGCGTTCAGTCCTGGATGAAAACGCCCGCAAGCTGCGGGAGTACCAGCCCGAAGACCGGGTGGTGGTCGAAGGCCATACCGATGAACGGGGCACGATCGAATACAACCTGGCGCTGGGTGAACGGCGCGCCGAGGCGATCAAGGCATACCTCGTGGATGCCGGCGTGGCGGAAGACCGCATCGAGACAGTCAGTTACGGTGAAGAGCGGCAGTCGGTCATGGGCAGCGACGAAAGCGCCCTGGCGCAGAACCGGCGCGTGGAGCTGAAGCGCCAGTAG
- a CDS encoding amidohydrolase codes for MGRTRRRTVRTARSVRPVDRRLRSRDPRRSRLFRSGRSRGHDPCVRIRRPSRQPRGKPSMLVDIHTNLMWYPDHMSDEFVEFAYAAKKAKMRLSEDVYYAGHEDQYRNAFDSTPETLLKATKDCDRVVVFGLKAPYCGVDVPQELVAGFVAEHADRFIGWCSVDPNDEDAVEQLEYNVEVLGLRGLKVAPIYQHFDPQDPAHLPLFKKAEALDIPVIWHQGTSFVRPGPLKWANPIQLEDIAVACPDLRMMIAHMGHPWEDECVVLIRKHPNLYADISALHYRPLRHYMAFMSALEYGVEHKLIFGSDFPSATPAQVIAGQWKVNDVVRNTFLPVFPEEAIHNMIYENWKPFLGEP; via the coding sequence ATGGGTCGAACGCGGCGACGCACGGTCCGGACGGCCCGGTCTGTGCGACCTGTTGACCGCCGCCTGCGAAGCCGGGATCCCCGTCGATCCCGCCTGTTTCGATCTGGAAGAAGCCGCGGACATGATCCGTGTGTGCGTATTCGACGACCATCACGCCAGCCCAGGGGAAAGCCATCCATGCTAGTCGACATCCATACCAACCTGATGTGGTACCCTGATCATATGTCCGATGAGTTCGTGGAATTCGCCTACGCCGCCAAGAAGGCCAAGATGCGGCTGTCCGAGGACGTGTACTACGCCGGCCACGAGGACCAGTACAGGAATGCCTTCGATTCCACGCCCGAAACGCTGCTGAAGGCGACCAAAGACTGCGACAGGGTGGTGGTGTTCGGGCTGAAGGCGCCCTACTGCGGGGTGGACGTGCCCCAGGAGCTCGTCGCCGGCTTCGTGGCGGAACACGCGGATCGGTTCATCGGATGGTGTTCCGTCGATCCGAACGACGAGGACGCCGTCGAACAACTCGAATACAACGTCGAAGTGCTCGGTCTGCGCGGACTGAAGGTCGCGCCGATCTACCAGCACTTCGATCCGCAGGACCCGGCCCATCTTCCCCTGTTCAAGAAGGCGGAAGCGCTGGATATCCCCGTGATCTGGCACCAGGGCACTTCCTTCGTGCGGCCGGGTCCGCTCAAGTGGGCCAATCCGATCCAACTGGAGGACATCGCGGTGGCCTGTCCGGACTTGCGGATGATGATCGCTCACATGGGGCACCCGTGGGAGGACGAATGCGTGGTGCTGATCCGGAAGCATCCGAATCTCTACGCGGACATATCGGCCCTGCACTACCGCCCGCTTCGCCATTACATGGCCTTCATGTCCGCCCTGGAGTACGGCGTGGAGCACAAGCTGATCTTCGGTTCCGACTTTCCCTCCGCCACGCCGGCGCAGGTCATAGCCGGCCAGTGGAAGGTGAACGACGTTGTACGGAATACGTTCCTGCCCGTATTTCCGGAAGAGGCCATCCACAACATGATCTATGAAAACTGGAAACCATTTCTCGGGGAGCCATAA
- a CDS encoding ATP-binding cassette domain-containing protein, whose translation MIVAEDVSFSYHIPSGNEVPTLRGLSLEIGDSGSLAVIGPNGSGKSTLARCLNGLIVPRSGRILVDGLDTADPENKWPVHQRAGMIFQNPDNQLVSTTVEREVAFGLENLGLPSPEIHDRVTWTLSRFNLEKYRQYPPHRLSGGEKQRLAIAAVASMRPRYLICDEPTSSLDPGDRRDILDLLLSIVEEYRLSVVFITQSPEEAVRMDRIALVVDGDIAAEGTPEEVYRESSRLAAHGLDVPLAKRLADALRTRGVAVPAGIVQPKPLVQWLAGRINESPRASESLKALDAPPGRRQDVTPPSDIRSVSSAPNAKPALSPTTPPIIAFDRVCHTYSPGTSLEIPALRDVTTRVFPGECVALTGPNGSGKSTMIQHLNRLLKADSGTVRVEGEDVSSPETDLRNLRQRVGLVFQFPEAQLFEETVFDDVAFGPRQTGVTASEIPGMVNGALERVGLDPGRFSHRHPLSLSGGEKRRAAIAGILAMDPSVLALDEPTSGLDSQSVRQVEAIFRTCKAKGTTLFLITHDMDLISRLADRILVMENGGIAVDTTPVRLFGRADGVDVRPRGRKGQPVRSGRPGWVERGDARSGRPGLCDLLTAACEAGIPVDPACFDLEEAADMIRVCVFDDHHASPGESHPC comes from the coding sequence GTGATCGTCGCCGAAGATGTATCCTTCAGCTACCATATCCCGTCGGGGAACGAGGTCCCGACGCTAAGGGGCCTGTCCCTGGAGATCGGCGATTCAGGAAGTCTGGCCGTGATCGGACCCAACGGTTCGGGCAAGAGCACGCTCGCCCGTTGCCTGAACGGATTGATCGTGCCCCGGTCCGGCCGGATCCTTGTGGACGGCCTGGACACGGCGGATCCGGAGAACAAGTGGCCGGTCCATCAACGGGCCGGCATGATCTTCCAGAACCCGGACAACCAGCTGGTCTCCACCACGGTGGAACGGGAAGTGGCCTTCGGCCTGGAAAACCTCGGCCTGCCTTCCCCGGAGATCCACGACCGCGTCACGTGGACCCTTAGCCGATTCAACCTGGAAAAGTACCGACAATATCCTCCCCACAGGTTGTCCGGCGGCGAAAAGCAGCGCCTGGCCATCGCCGCCGTGGCGTCCATGCGTCCCCGTTACCTCATCTGCGACGAGCCCACCTCGTCGCTGGACCCGGGCGACCGGCGGGACATACTCGACCTGCTCCTGTCGATCGTGGAGGAATACCGGCTGAGCGTTGTCTTCATAACGCAGTCGCCGGAGGAAGCCGTCCGGATGGACCGCATCGCGCTAGTGGTGGACGGGGACATCGCCGCCGAGGGAACACCGGAGGAGGTATACCGGGAATCGAGCCGGCTTGCGGCGCACGGGCTCGACGTGCCGCTGGCCAAACGGCTGGCGGATGCCCTGCGCACGCGCGGCGTCGCGGTGCCGGCCGGCATCGTCCAACCGAAGCCCCTGGTTCAGTGGCTGGCCGGCAGGATAAACGAGTCGCCCCGGGCATCCGAGTCGCTCAAGGCGCTCGATGCGCCGCCGGGCCGCCGGCAGGACGTCACGCCGCCGTCCGATATCCGTTCGGTGTCGTCGGCGCCGAATGCGAAACCCGCCCTGTCACCAACCACGCCGCCCATCATCGCTTTCGACCGGGTGTGCCATACCTACTCCCCCGGCACTTCCCTGGAGATCCCCGCGCTGCGCGATGTGACCACCCGGGTGTTCCCCGGGGAGTGCGTCGCGCTGACCGGGCCGAACGGATCGGGAAAGTCCACGATGATTCAGCACCTCAACCGCCTGCTGAAGGCGGATTCGGGTACGGTTCGGGTCGAGGGGGAGGATGTATCGTCCCCGGAGACCGACCTGCGGAATCTGCGTCAAAGAGTGGGACTGGTCTTCCAGTTTCCCGAGGCGCAGTTGTTCGAGGAAACCGTGTTCGACGACGTGGCCTTCGGTCCCCGGCAAACGGGTGTTACGGCATCGGAAATCCCGGGCATGGTCAACGGGGCGCTCGAGCGGGTCGGCCTGGATCCCGGCCGGTTCTCACACCGGCATCCCCTGTCCCTGAGCGGCGGGGAAAAACGCCGGGCCGCGATCGCCGGGATCCTGGCCATGGATCCTTCCGTCCTCGCGCTCGACGAGCCCACGTCCGGACTCGATTCGCAAAGCGTACGCCAGGTCGAGGCGATTTTCAGGACCTGCAAGGCGAAGGGGACGACCCTTTTCCTGATCACCCATGACATGGACCTGATCTCCCGCCTGGCTGACCGGATCCTGGTCATGGAGAACGGCGGCATCGCGGTGGATACCACGCCGGTCCGCCTGTTCGGCCGGGCGGACGGCGTCGACGTGCGGCCGCGGGGACGGAAAGGACAGCCAGTACGGTCCGGGCGGCCAGGATGGGTCGAACGCGGCGACGCACGGTCCGGACGGCCCGGTCTGTGCGACCTGTTGACCGCCGCCTGCGAAGCCGGGATCCCCGTCGATCCCGCCTGTTTCGATCTGGAAGAAGCCGCGGACATGATCCGTGTGTGCGTATTCGACGACCATCACGCCAGCCCAGGGGAAAGCCATCCATGCTAG
- a CDS encoding LarC family nickel insertion protein: MAVAGYFDQLSGFTADMLLGALIDAGSDREEIAAALKRHHGVDCEINVTKERVEGTQVTYASLSCVKASVPESFRTIPDGRADTPAGALLARVIDHLEQNASELWGAQDHAQDHAPSVEALGGRHTALRILILCNALHLLEINALYHEALPFAAGIDATPPLLAALMRGATVRPVDRAPVDRAPVDLAGYAVLTALSAGSMHGFEFTLRSVGCGGNDADRGDGNLVRLCLGEVAHTGGITQVGDCESVQVLETQIDDMNPQFYGHVLDLLLDAGALDAFLTPVIMKKSRPGVLLTVLAPTALAGQLTELIFKETTTIGLRSYPVTRSVLPRREARTETPFGAIRIKVVRQGNATRYTPEYEDCRQAALKAGIPLAEVYAAVHEAAGRMDLDDLP, from the coding sequence ATGGCGGTGGCGGGTTATTTCGACCAGTTATCCGGCTTTACGGCGGACATGCTGCTCGGGGCGCTGATCGACGCGGGTTCGGACCGCGAGGAGATCGCAGCGGCCTTGAAACGCCACCATGGCGTGGACTGCGAGATCAACGTCACCAAAGAGCGGGTCGAAGGGACACAGGTGACGTACGCCTCCCTGTCCTGCGTCAAGGCGTCCGTACCGGAATCCTTTCGGACCATCCCGGATGGGCGAGCGGACACGCCGGCCGGCGCGCTCCTCGCCAGAGTGATCGACCACCTCGAGCAGAACGCGAGTGAACTCTGGGGGGCACAGGACCACGCACAGGACCACGCGCCGTCGGTCGAAGCACTGGGCGGCCGCCACACGGCATTGCGCATCCTCATCCTCTGCAACGCACTGCATCTTCTCGAGATCAATGCCCTCTACCACGAGGCGCTGCCCTTCGCCGCGGGCATCGATGCCACGCCTCCCCTGCTCGCCGCACTGATGCGGGGTGCAACCGTGCGGCCCGTCGACCGCGCCCCTGTCGACCGCGCCCCCGTCGACCTGGCGGGTTACGCCGTTCTGACCGCGCTTTCCGCGGGATCGATGCACGGGTTTGAATTTACGCTGCGGTCGGTGGGCTGTGGGGGCAACGACGCCGACCGTGGTGATGGAAACCTGGTTCGGCTGTGTCTGGGGGAAGTCGCCCACACGGGGGGTATCACCCAGGTCGGCGACTGTGAATCCGTGCAGGTCCTGGAAACGCAGATCGACGATATGAATCCGCAGTTCTACGGCCATGTTCTGGACCTGCTGCTCGACGCCGGCGCGCTGGACGCCTTTCTCACGCCCGTGATCATGAAGAAGAGCAGGCCGGGCGTGCTGCTCACCGTGCTGGCGCCCACCGCCCTGGCCGGCCAGCTGACCGAGCTCATTTTCAAGGAAACGACAACCATCGGCCTCAGAAGCTACCCCGTCACCCGAAGCGTGCTGCCCCGTCGCGAGGCCAGGACGGAGACCCCATTCGGCGCGATCCGGATTAAAGTCGTTCGGCAGGGCAACGCCACGCGTTACACCCCCGAATACGAGGACTGTCGTCAGGCCGCGCTGAAAGCGGGGATCCCCCTCGCCGAGGTGTACGCGGCCGTCCACGAGGCCGCCGGCCGTATGGATCTGGACGACCTGCCGTGA
- the larB gene encoding nickel pincer cofactor biosynthesis protein LarB — protein sequence MNESQIKALLEQVRSGKLPVDEASDRLRSMPFEDLGFAQVDHHRALRCGFPEVIFCQGKTEEQVAAIAERIVDSGSDLLATRATPAMHEAVTARCPSAVYHETARAIVVQETWQDQGIGEVLVVSAGTSDIPVAEEAAVTARVLGNRVKRVFDVGVAGIHRLLSHREAIMNASVLIVVAGMEGALPSVVGGLVSRPVIAVPTSVGYGASFNGLAALLAMLNSCASGVTVVNIDGGFNAGYAAGLINRKHE from the coding sequence TCGCAGATCAAAGCGTTGCTCGAACAGGTCCGATCGGGTAAACTGCCGGTGGACGAGGCTTCCGACCGGCTGCGATCCATGCCTTTCGAGGACCTAGGGTTCGCGCAGGTGGATCATCACAGGGCCCTGCGATGCGGGTTTCCCGAGGTGATCTTCTGCCAGGGGAAGACCGAAGAGCAGGTGGCCGCGATCGCGGAGCGCATCGTCGACTCGGGCAGCGACCTGCTCGCCACGCGAGCGACCCCGGCCATGCACGAAGCCGTGACGGCGCGGTGTCCTTCGGCGGTGTACCACGAGACGGCCAGGGCGATCGTCGTCCAGGAAACCTGGCAGGACCAAGGTATCGGCGAGGTCCTGGTCGTCTCGGCGGGCACGAGCGACATCCCCGTGGCCGAAGAAGCCGCGGTGACCGCCAGGGTCCTGGGCAACCGGGTGAAACGCGTCTTCGACGTGGGCGTGGCCGGCATCCACCGCCTGCTTTCCCATCGCGAGGCCATCATGAACGCGTCGGTGCTCATCGTCGTGGCGGGCATGGAGGGCGCCTTGCCCAGCGTGGTCGGGGGATTGGTCTCCAGGCCGGTGATCGCCGTGCCGACCAGCGTGGGATATGGCGCGAGTTTCAACGGGCTGGCGGCACTCCTGGCCATGCTGAACAGCTGTGCCTCGGGTGTCACGGTGGTGAATATCGACGGCGGGTTCAACGCCGGATACGCGGCGGGTCTCATCAACCGGAAGCACGAATAG